From the Paludisphaera mucosa genome, one window contains:
- a CDS encoding alginate O-acetyltransferase AlgX-related protein, with product MPTRRRLTPRQIRLTRILAATCWWGLVAYFARGILKTRDAQAEHLIATALLAYLAAWCPVMVLAKWSPAGKLGRFAACSASIGAAFALVEAPAAWRSVDYREVFHTPTPPWRRSGNLPDPDLLYARRPNQRLRLWFQGSDRHGLRDAPAAPAYACDTTLDANGFRNPAGLDAARVVLVGDSFVEGLQVDDGDLISARLADLVAAPVANLGRTGYGPRQELAVLERYSAGFGPRTCVWFFYEGNDLQDLAAYEADRERVRALRPESPRRAWYGRSFVRNAAGWLVRSNGGDATVPARSRAGTFRAASGATTDILFSCGVHEGAAEGVADRASPEAMERLSRVFAEAAASCRARGVEMVVAFVPTKFRVYRDLCRFEADSPCPEWPVDDMPGAVAKAVAKASPAIGFVDLTARLRDRAEAGELVYLADDTHWSAAGHRAAALAVAECLDDRERMRNATAGLTSEPSPGPGPGWPSGSTGRTRSGP from the coding sequence GTGCCGACGAGACGACGGCTGACCCCCAGGCAGATTCGATTGACGCGGATCCTCGCGGCGACCTGCTGGTGGGGTCTCGTCGCATACTTCGCCCGTGGGATCTTGAAGACGCGGGACGCGCAGGCGGAGCACCTGATCGCGACGGCCCTGCTGGCGTACCTGGCGGCCTGGTGCCCGGTCATGGTGTTGGCGAAATGGAGCCCGGCGGGGAAGCTCGGTCGGTTCGCGGCGTGCTCGGCGTCGATCGGGGCGGCCTTCGCGCTGGTGGAGGCGCCGGCCGCCTGGCGGAGCGTCGATTATCGCGAGGTCTTCCACACGCCGACGCCCCCCTGGCGTCGCTCAGGCAACCTGCCGGACCCGGACCTGCTCTACGCCCGGCGGCCGAACCAGCGGCTGAGGCTCTGGTTCCAGGGCTCGGACCGCCACGGCCTCCGCGACGCGCCCGCCGCCCCGGCCTACGCCTGCGACACGACGCTCGATGCGAACGGCTTCCGCAACCCCGCCGGGCTCGACGCGGCGCGGGTCGTGCTGGTCGGCGATTCGTTCGTCGAGGGCCTGCAAGTCGACGACGGCGACCTGATCTCGGCCCGGCTCGCCGACCTCGTCGCCGCGCCGGTGGCGAACCTGGGGCGGACGGGATACGGGCCGCGGCAGGAGCTGGCCGTGCTGGAGCGTTACTCCGCCGGCTTCGGGCCGCGGACCTGCGTCTGGTTCTTCTACGAGGGGAACGACCTGCAAGACCTGGCCGCCTACGAGGCCGACCGGGAGCGCGTGCGGGCGCTGCGGCCCGAGTCGCCGCGGCGGGCCTGGTACGGACGGTCGTTCGTCCGCAACGCGGCGGGCTGGCTGGTCCGGTCGAACGGCGGCGACGCGACGGTCCCCGCGCGGTCGCGGGCCGGGACCTTCCGCGCGGCCTCGGGGGCGACGACCGACATCCTCTTCTCGTGCGGCGTCCACGAGGGGGCCGCCGAGGGCGTCGCGGATCGCGCCTCGCCCGAGGCGATGGAGCGGCTCAGCCGGGTTTTCGCCGAGGCGGCGGCGAGTTGCCGGGCGCGGGGCGTGGAGATGGTCGTGGCCTTCGTGCCGACGAAGTTCCGGGTCTACCGCGACCTCTGCCGGTTCGAGGCCGACTCCCCCTGCCCCGAGTGGCCGGTCGACGACATGCCGGGGGCCGTCGCGAAAGCGGTGGCGAAGGCCTCGCCGGCGATCGGCTTCGTCGACCTGACGGCGCGGCTCCGCGACCGCGCCGAGGCCGGCGAGCTGGTCTATCTGGCGGACGACACCCACTGGTCGGCCGCCGGGCACCGCGCCGCGGCCCTCGCGGTCGCCGAATGCCTCGACGACCGCGAGCGGATGCGAAATGCGACGGCCGGGCTCACTTCGGAGCCGTCGCCGGGGCCGGGGCCGGGCTGGCCGAGCGGATCGACCGGACGAACGCGATCAGGTCCTTGA